A genomic region of Sulfurimonas hongkongensis contains the following coding sequences:
- a CDS encoding cytochrome-c peroxidase, with translation MKKIFLLYLVILNLYATEPISPIPLNIKIDHSKANLGKKLFFDTTLSRDNSTSCFSCHNIYEGGADANIVSIGVEDKKGNIQSPTVLNSRYNFRQFWNGRARDLGEQIHGPIKNPVEHDMDAKTIEVRINEMAEYREMFSEVYGGVSITYEQVMDAIVEFEKALVTPNAKFDKFLRGEIELSKSEKDGYVLFKKNGCITCHNGINIGGNSFQKMGTFIEYHEDSDYPDRSKITENPDHKNVFKVPTLRNINKTAPYFHDGSAKTLKEALEVMSKHNLGIILKEHEIEDIIAFLKTLDGELPEILDIK, from the coding sequence ATGAAAAAGATATTTTTATTATACCTTGTTATACTCAATCTCTATGCTACAGAGCCTATTTCTCCGATACCTTTAAATATTAAAATAGATCATTCAAAGGCAAATTTAGGCAAAAAACTATTTTTTGATACAACTCTTTCAAGAGACAACTCCACTTCTTGTTTTAGCTGTCATAATATCTATGAAGGCGGTGCAGATGCAAACATTGTCTCTATCGGCGTTGAAGATAAAAAAGGTAACATTCAATCCCCAACAGTTTTAAACTCCAGATATAATTTTAGACAATTTTGGAATGGTAGAGCAAGAGATTTAGGCGAGCAGATACACGGTCCTATAAAAAACCCTGTAGAGCATGATATGGATGCAAAGACTATAGAAGTGCGTATAAATGAGATGGCTGAATATAGAGAGATGTTTAGTGAAGTTTATGGTGGTGTATCTATTACTTACGAGCAAGTCATGGATGCTATAGTAGAGTTTGAAAAAGCTCTAGTTACTCCAAATGCGAAGTTTGACAAGTTTTTAAGAGGCGAGATAGAGCTAAGTAAAAGTGAAAAAGATGGTTATGTACTTTTTAAAAAAAATGGCTGTATAACTTGCCATAATGGCATAAACATTGGAGGAAATTCTTTTCAAAAAATGGGTACATTTATAGAGTATCACGAGGATAGTGACTACCCTGATAGAAGTAAAATAACTGAAAATCCAGACCATAAAAATGTCTTTAAAGTTCCAACTCTAAGAAACATAAACAAAACTGCTCCTTACTTTCATGATGGAAGTGCAAAAACACTAAAAGAAGCACTTGAAGTCATGTCAAAACACAATCTGGGCATTATTTTAAAAGAACATGAAATAGAAGACATAATAGCTTTTTTAAAAACGCTTGATGGCGAATTACCTGAGATACTGGATATAAAATGA
- a CDS encoding EAL domain-containing protein yields the protein MRLKKLIFLVIGLGVLSSVAIIYFYIIQKDFTKQHREFLLSLNAFKSAHIDLEHQILQSSIYYYHNQDEMAKNIDSLEGEYKTLLESQILKDETYIEVKTELKKLQKGLKQHIRNTQNYLMLNASIKNSLVFLSRFIEEANFLQEEDTELFKNSWQILKNFNDAKLMQDIDFINHDNFLLSSNSKDKETQDFIASFNMHSNFLIKNYPPYIQAIKSILGDNTRNNLEEIKQKFSHIAMGDFKALDIFASILFSVFLISLFFIIVLFLKYLRENKKLQKTTTSLEYSLTHDQLTGLRSRAAFQIKLQETVKPHLLLANVDCFRCINDIYGNDVGNLVLQELANIIKAQFNDTKNASIYRLGGDEFGILFDDIRSEDAFEVAMKLEKKISDYNFLVHDLSLHLRVSVASNSIAPILENADLALKELKQDYTTRVLEYRDELNLKTNVEENMNIIEHIKVAIKNDNIIPYFQPIINLKTKKIEKYEALVRLKLTDGTILEPFKFLDISKKSSYYQHITKSMIEKTLEMAKEFPKYRFSINFSMIDILDVKIIEMLCEILKANPKVANRLDIELLESENLQNIEAVQDFISSIQKYGSKVLLDDFGTGYSNFSYFSDLDIDLIKIDGSIVREIESDKRKLHMLKSIHSFSNGMNMKNVAEFVESKEVADLLHQVGVEYAQGYYFSRPLERPLDSDEINK from the coding sequence ATGAGACTAAAAAAGCTAATATTTTTAGTTATAGGCTTAGGAGTTCTCTCCTCTGTTGCCATCATATATTTTTATATCATACAAAAAGATTTTACAAAACAGCATAGAGAATTTCTTCTTAGCCTCAATGCCTTTAAGAGTGCTCACATCGACCTAGAACATCAGATACTCCAAAGCTCCATATACTATTACCATAACCAAGATGAGATGGCAAAAAATATAGACTCGCTTGAGGGTGAATATAAAACTCTTCTAGAGTCTCAAATCTTAAAAGATGAAACATACATAGAAGTCAAAACAGAGCTTAAAAAACTTCAAAAAGGTTTGAAACAACATATAAGAAACACTCAAAACTACCTAATGCTAAATGCTAGTATAAAAAACTCACTTGTTTTTTTGAGCCGTTTTATAGAAGAGGCAAACTTTTTACAAGAAGAAGATACCGAACTCTTTAAAAACTCGTGGCAAATCCTAAAAAACTTTAACGATGCAAAACTTATGCAAGATATAGACTTCATCAATCACGACAATTTTTTACTAAGTTCAAACTCAAAAGATAAAGAGACACAAGACTTTATCGCTAGCTTCAATATGCACTCAAACTTTCTTATAAAAAATTATCCACCCTATATACAAGCAATCAAGAGCATTTTAGGTGATAATACAAGAAATAACCTAGAAGAGATAAAACAAAAGTTCTCACACATTGCCATGGGTGACTTTAAGGCACTAGATATCTTTGCATCTATCCTCTTTAGTGTCTTTCTTATCTCTTTGTTTTTTATAATCGTGCTTTTTTTAAAGTACCTAAGAGAGAACAAAAAACTTCAAAAAACGACTACTTCACTAGAGTATTCTCTAACTCACGACCAGTTAACTGGTTTAAGAAGTAGAGCTGCTTTTCAGATTAAGCTACAAGAGACTGTAAAACCCCATCTACTCCTAGCAAATGTTGACTGCTTTAGATGTATCAATGATATCTATGGGAACGATGTAGGTAATCTTGTCCTTCAAGAACTAGCCAACATTATAAAAGCTCAATTTAATGACACAAAAAATGCCTCTATCTATCGTTTGGGGGGAGATGAATTTGGAATACTCTTTGATGATATAAGAAGCGAGGATGCTTTTGAAGTTGCTATGAAATTGGAAAAAAAGATCTCTGATTATAATTTTTTAGTACATGATCTCTCCTTGCATCTAAGAGTTAGTGTCGCTAGTAACTCTATAGCACCCATATTAGAAAATGCAGATTTAGCCCTAAAAGAGCTCAAACAAGACTACACAACTAGAGTTTTAGAGTATCGCGATGAGCTAAATCTAAAAACTAATGTAGAAGAAAATATGAACATAATTGAGCATATAAAAGTAGCTATAAAAAATGACAATATCATCCCATACTTTCAACCCATCATAAATCTAAAAACAAAAAAAATAGAGAAGTATGAAGCTCTTGTTAGGTTAAAATTGACTGATGGCACGATTTTAGAGCCTTTTAAATTTTTGGATATCTCTAAAAAGAGCTCTTACTATCAACATATTACAAAATCCATGATAGAAAAAACACTTGAGATGGCAAAAGAGTTCCCTAAGTATAGATTTTCCATAAACTTTTCAATGATTGATATCTTGGATGTAAAAATTATAGAGATGCTTTGTGAGATTTTAAAAGCAAACCCTAAAGTAGCCAATAGACTTGATATCGAACTACTAGAATCAGAAAATCTGCAAAATATAGAAGCAGTTCAAGACTTTATTAGTAGTATCCAAAAGTACGGTTCAAAAGTACTTTTGGATGATTTTGGTACAGGATACTCTAACTTTTCATACTTCTCCGATCTTGATATTGATCTCATAAAGATAGATGGCTCTATAGTCCGAGAGATAGAGAGCGATAAGAGAAAACTTCATATGTTAAAGAGTATTCATAGCTTCTCAAATGGGATGAATATGAAAAATGTAGCTGAGTTTGTTGAGAGCAAAGAGGTAGCAGATCTACTACATCAAGTAGGAGTAGAGTATGCTCAAGGATACTACTTTAGCAGGCCTCTTGAACGTCCACTAGATAGTGATGAAATCAATAAATAG
- a CDS encoding CHASE2 domain-containing protein: MSKNLAHFILAVLIGSIVVTLSMRSLEFFMPFENKIKDLMFKVRGEIKGNENIIIVDIDEKSLKSLGQWPWSRDVVATLLQNLSEYKAGIIGLDIVFAEPDNSSPKKVFQKLGLPYDGVVDYDEVLARTIAQTPTIVGYVFAMQNDSIVADKNPKSSGIIVEKNRPQKSYLLKPYRPILNIDSIHEAAYSSGYFNTVPDSDGNVRSVPLVMEYDGVIYPSLALEMARIIQNKRKIKLFYDDNGLSHIRLGELDIETDYNGRLNVNFKGSQGSYRYISALDIYEKRVKTEDIKGKVVFLGTSAAGLLDLRSTPFDPVFPGVEVHANALENILSGDFLSKPIWASGVDIIIIITGTLFTFLILLLPSAIGSFLLLAILNAILVWSNYFYMFSKGIIFNTILPLIAINSIFIIGQAINYFLEIKQKERIKEKFASKVSPAVMNDILASEDDILGAKEREVTVFFSDVRGFTNISEAIKDPKKLIRFMNIYMDPMTEIVIKTGGTIDKFIGDAIMAYWNAPTNVTDHAEKAVTASLEQLHSLRELNKTLREDSEFASVVEMSDAKGIPIIDIGIGLNSGSVIVGEMGSSGRSDYTVIGDPVNLGARLESLCKYYNSKLNISNFTKERLKGEYIYRFLDLVTVKGKSEPIEIWQIHDYDKEQEFYLFDVSKEQLMEELKLYHEAIKLYKAAEFEKALAIFAQMQKWENKTNNAIYKVYIERCEHYIQEPPKEFNGVFVHTSKG; this comes from the coding sequence ATGTCCAAAAATTTAGCACACTTTATCTTAGCTGTGCTTATAGGTAGCATCGTTGTCACACTCTCCATGCGCTCGCTGGAGTTCTTTATGCCTTTTGAGAACAAGATTAAAGACCTTATGTTTAAAGTAAGGGGCGAAATAAAAGGCAATGAAAATATCATTATCGTTGATATTGATGAGAAAAGCCTTAAATCTCTAGGACAGTGGCCTTGGAGCAGAGATGTAGTTGCCACTCTTTTGCAAAATCTCTCTGAGTATAAAGCAGGCATTATTGGGCTTGATATTGTATTTGCTGAACCTGATAACAGCTCTCCTAAAAAAGTATTTCAAAAACTAGGGCTCCCTTATGATGGAGTAGTTGACTATGATGAAGTTTTGGCTCGCACTATAGCTCAAACCCCTACTATTGTTGGCTATGTTTTTGCTATGCAAAATGACTCAATAGTAGCAGATAAAAACCCAAAATCAAGCGGTATTATAGTAGAAAAAAACAGACCCCAAAAATCATACTTGCTAAAACCCTACCGCCCTATCTTAAATATTGACTCCATTCATGAAGCGGCATACTCTAGTGGTTATTTCAACACTGTGCCTGATAGTGATGGCAATGTAAGAAGCGTTCCATTGGTTATGGAATATGATGGTGTTATTTATCCATCACTTGCTTTAGAGATGGCACGAATCATCCAAAACAAGAGAAAGATTAAACTTTTTTATGATGATAATGGACTGAGTCATATTAGACTAGGAGAGTTGGATATTGAAACGGACTATAATGGTCGCTTAAATGTCAACTTCAAAGGTTCACAGGGGAGCTATCGTTATATTTCAGCGCTAGATATTTATGAAAAAAGAGTAAAAACTGAGGATATAAAAGGAAAAGTAGTCTTTTTAGGAACTTCTGCTGCAGGACTTTTGGATCTAAGAAGCACTCCCTTTGACCCTGTTTTTCCAGGAGTGGAAGTCCATGCAAATGCGTTAGAGAATATCTTAAGTGGTGATTTTTTATCAAAGCCTATTTGGGCATCTGGTGTAGATATTATAATTATTATCACAGGTACGCTTTTTACCTTTTTGATTCTTCTTTTGCCAAGTGCGATTGGTTCATTTCTTTTACTAGCAATTTTGAATGCTATCTTAGTTTGGAGTAACTACTTTTATATGTTTAGTAAGGGTATTATTTTTAACACAATTTTACCTCTTATTGCTATTAACTCTATTTTTATAATTGGACAAGCCATTAACTACTTTTTAGAAATCAAACAAAAAGAGAGGATTAAAGAGAAATTTGCAAGCAAAGTAAGTCCTGCTGTTATGAATGATATTCTTGCATCAGAGGATGATATTTTAGGAGCAAAAGAGAGAGAAGTTACCGTGTTTTTTTCTGATGTTCGTGGTTTTACAAATATCTCTGAAGCCATCAAAGACCCTAAAAAACTTATACGCTTTATGAATATATATATGGATCCAATGACTGAGATCGTCATTAAAACTGGAGGTACGATAGATAAGTTTATAGGTGATGCTATTATGGCATACTGGAATGCGCCTACAAATGTTACAGACCATGCAGAAAAGGCAGTTACAGCTTCACTAGAACAACTCCATAGCCTAAGAGAGCTAAACAAAACTCTAAGAGAAGACTCTGAATTTGCAAGCGTAGTAGAGATGTCGGATGCAAAAGGAATTCCCATTATTGATATAGGTATAGGTTTAAACAGTGGCAGTGTCATTGTCGGAGAGATGGGCTCAAGTGGAAGAAGTGACTATACGGTTATAGGTGATCCTGTAAATCTAGGAGCTCGCCTAGAATCACTTTGCAAATACTACAACTCTAAGCTTAACATCTCTAACTTTACAAAAGAACGTTTAAAAGGTGAGTATATCTACCGTTTTTTAGACCTTGTAACCGTTAAGGGAAAGAGTGAGCCTATAGAGATCTGGCAGATTCATGACTATGATAAAGAGCAAGAATTTTATCTCTTTGATGTCTCAAAAGAGCAACTTATGGAGGAGCTGAAACTCTATCATGAAGCTATAAAACTCTATAAAGCAGCAGAGTTTGAAAAAGCACTTGCTATATTTGCACAGATGCAAAAGTGGGAAAATAAAACAAACAACGCCATATATAAGGTTTATATAGAGCGTTGTGAACACTATATACAAGAGCCACCAAAAGAGTTTAACGGTGTATTTGTACACACTTCTAAAGGCTAA
- a CDS encoding bluetail domain-containing putative surface protein, protein MAQNSKDVLFKSKVNNYISQKLSQSETPPVFSVTDDGYGTYTVGKSNGDVTLTYDGQNETYTFTPNIGDAVSVLASNVSSIVVDFITLNADAQILDSKYITGSGIVNVSSYSGNPDLNYTAPAVVMADILGTTAGEPFYLYPDDLGSPSTGRIVSVMEGEVMLKEDLYPLKDLNTSISVDQDATFILNAKQAEDADVSGEGSSVVLGTIAEESTSISVNTKGTNHITGGKGADAIELGKGTDILYYSFGDEYYESDSTTTKYDAVKNFSVDTDKISPLSRAGISISVASSLERFEDIDGSSITSEQELIDGVLKSTNFSDLGANEAGITVVDSGDYAGAYLYANDSVAELDESKDLFIKMLDTSGLGAVGTLSVGDYFLEAEEVFKVKVEDDIITFTATAAGDISLSIDNNIATFTKGSVTATTTVELSETTKIYLLRDQTIVDSVEDLNGITIEGEGSVHLSGSDGDQVLHISTQGPNLIQAGAGADRIYLLEELGPDTIIIASGDSTSSATDKIDNFDISMYGDTLMLPSTTIAGDAASLGSGDPLEDVTVGQVIIGEMAISNGIVTFKDASGTAGVVIDSTDALSAATTYLSNQIADGETVAFGYDIDSVAGTYLFQANASEDIVIELVGTTVFDLGADVSISELL, encoded by the coding sequence ATGGCACAAAATAGTAAAGATGTACTTTTTAAATCTAAAGTAAACAACTATATAAGCCAAAAGCTAAGTCAAAGTGAAACGCCTCCAGTTTTTAGTGTAACAGATGATGGATATGGAACTTATACTGTTGGCAAATCTAACGGCGATGTTACTCTGACATATGATGGTCAGAATGAAACCTATACCTTTACACCTAATATTGGCGATGCTGTAAGTGTATTAGCTTCGAATGTTTCAAGTATCGTAGTAGATTTTATCACACTCAATGCAGATGCTCAAATATTAGATAGTAAATATATCACAGGTAGTGGAATCGTTAATGTAAGTTCTTACTCAGGAAATCCAGATCTAAACTACACTGCTCCTGCAGTTGTGATGGCAGATATTTTAGGAACTACAGCAGGTGAACCATTCTACTTATATCCAGATGATTTGGGTAGTCCTAGCACTGGTCGTATTGTCAGTGTTATGGAGGGAGAGGTTATGCTAAAAGAGGACTTATATCCTCTTAAAGATCTCAATACCTCTATATCTGTAGATCAAGATGCTACATTTATTTTAAATGCCAAACAGGCTGAAGATGCTGATGTAAGTGGAGAGGGCAGTAGTGTAGTCTTAGGAACCATAGCAGAAGAATCAACATCGATAAGCGTAAACACAAAAGGCACTAACCATATTACAGGTGGCAAGGGTGCAGATGCTATTGAGCTAGGTAAAGGCACAGATATATTGTACTACAGCTTTGGAGATGAGTATTACGAATCTGATTCTACTACCACTAAGTACGACGCTGTAAAAAACTTTAGCGTTGATACAGATAAGATATCACCCTTGAGTAGAGCTGGCATCTCTATTAGTGTTGCATCTTCACTTGAACGCTTTGAGGATATAGATGGAAGTTCTATTACATCTGAGCAAGAACTTATAGATGGTGTATTAAAATCAACAAATTTCTCAGATCTTGGGGCAAATGAAGCAGGGATTACTGTTGTTGATAGTGGTGATTATGCTGGAGCTTATCTATATGCCAATGACAGTGTTGCCGAGCTTGATGAGAGCAAAGATCTTTTTATAAAGATGCTCGATACATCAGGTTTAGGTGCAGTTGGCACACTCAGCGTTGGTGATTACTTTTTAGAGGCAGAAGAGGTTTTTAAGGTAAAAGTAGAAGATGATATTATCACATTTACTGCAACAGCTGCGGGTGATATTTCACTTAGTATTGACAATAATATAGCTACATTTACAAAAGGTAGCGTTACAGCAACTACTACAGTTGAGTTGAGTGAAACAACCAAGATATATCTTTTGAGGGATCAGACTATAGTTGATAGTGTGGAGGATTTAAACGGTATTACTATCGAGGGTGAAGGAAGTGTTCATCTTAGTGGTTCAGATGGTGATCAAGTTCTTCATATCTCAACACAAGGACCTAACTTAATCCAAGCTGGTGCTGGCGCTGATAGAATCTATCTGCTAGAAGAGCTTGGGCCAGATACTATCATCATTGCGAGCGGAGACTCTACGAGTAGTGCAACTGACAAGATTGATAATTTTGACATAAGTATGTATGGAGATACGCTTATGTTACCATCAACTACGATTGCTGGTGATGCTGCGTCGTTGGGCAGTGGAGATCCACTTGAAGATGTAACTGTGGGTCAGGTTATTATAGGAGAGATGGCAATAAGTAATGGTATAGTAACATTCAAAGACGCATCAGGCACTGCTGGTGTAGTTATCGACTCTACAGATGCTCTTAGTGCAGCAACTACGTACCTCTCAAATCAGATAGCAGATGGAGAGACTGTTGCATTTGGATACGACATAGACTCAGTAGCGGGTACATATCTGTTTCAAGCAAATGCTAGTGAAGATATTGTGATAGAGCTTGTTGGCACTACTGTATTTGATTTAGGCGCAGATGTTAGTATTAGTGAACTTTTGTAA
- a CDS encoding FecR family protein, translating into MKLLKNVLIALMIVSSLMFAKSVGTITALKGSALIDRAGAEIKAKLGAKLKEKDILKTIKESQVQIIFDDETIVTVGNNSSFSINEYLYEESKTPSAQFGLFSGAMRTITGKIGKMSPENFKVKTKTATIGIRGTNFTVIANQDGSSNIYCTLGAISVSLPEKESTITQGFYVTVSQGGVMSKPMKFTPAEIDDALEQNFSSSNETEEKTSNSPQETQETALNSSQGESFVITEVRTTGVEDIDTTLTDISSQTTTSAQTTTVDDIEESVEEEFPEPEPTPEPEPDPEPTPEPDPEPEPTPEPEPEPEPEPEPTPTPTPTPTPTPTPDPTPTDPEPVAVIFETSGQTVAYRNDNEGYSKFSYNLPAVSSEVSLKALDTSVFDTTGTYIKIGDWGVDTWTFTPASSLTGTVSSGAFSGEFASISSSNTNITDIAITSSSFSITDDDISESDLMSWGEWDVEFTYTESGVASSAKYRGLWVGGESVTPENIIQGYSSSTPIEYNGKYNALLFSDSAIATKDTGAATLMVDFGNDKATLTLGGGDLAQFSDMPISGSGFASPASHSMANGTFYGPEGKEAAGSFSIMTPDYSPVAEGVYQVSTTQTPQ; encoded by the coding sequence ATGAAACTATTAAAAAATGTATTGATTGCTTTGATGATCGTTAGTTCACTTATGTTTGCAAAAAGTGTAGGAACTATTACAGCACTTAAAGGAAGTGCATTAATCGACCGTGCTGGAGCAGAGATAAAAGCAAAACTTGGAGCGAAACTTAAAGAGAAGGATATTTTAAAGACCATCAAAGAGAGTCAAGTTCAGATTATTTTTGATGATGAAACTATTGTTACTGTTGGTAACAATAGTAGTTTCTCTATTAACGAGTATCTTTATGAAGAGAGCAAAACTCCTTCTGCACAGTTTGGACTCTTTAGTGGTGCCATGCGAACTATCACAGGAAAGATAGGAAAAATGTCTCCTGAGAACTTTAAAGTTAAAACAAAAACTGCAACGATAGGTATCCGTGGAACAAACTTTACAGTTATAGCAAATCAAGATGGGAGTAGTAATATCTACTGTACCCTTGGAGCTATTAGTGTAAGTTTACCAGAAAAAGAGTCTACGATTACACAAGGTTTTTATGTCACAGTCTCACAGGGTGGTGTCATGAGTAAACCTATGAAGTTTACTCCTGCAGAGATTGATGATGCACTAGAGCAAAATTTTAGTAGCTCAAATGAAACGGAAGAAAAAACTTCAAACTCTCCTCAAGAGACACAAGAGACAGCCTTAAACTCTTCTCAAGGAGAATCCTTTGTTATAACAGAAGTTAGAACAACAGGTGTTGAAGATATTGACACAACTCTAACAGATATATCATCTCAAACAACTACAAGCGCACAAACGACTACTGTAGATGATATTGAAGAGAGTGTAGAAGAAGAGTTTCCTGAGCCTGAACCAACACCTGAACCTGAGCCAGATCCAGAACCAACACCTGAACCAGATCCTGAGCCTGAGCCAACACCTGAACCAGAACCAGAACCAGAACCAGAACCAGAACCGACGCCAACTCCAACACCAACGCCAACACCAACACCAACACCAGATCCGACACCAACAGATCCTGAGCCAGTAGCCGTGATTTTTGAAACAAGTGGACAAACAGTGGCATACAGAAATGACAATGAAGGTTATTCAAAATTTTCATACAACCTTCCTGCTGTATCATCTGAAGTAAGCTTAAAGGCACTTGACACTTCAGTCTTTGACACAACTGGTACATATATCAAGATAGGTGATTGGGGAGTTGATACTTGGACTTTTACTCCAGCTTCTTCACTTACAGGAACTGTCTCAAGCGGAGCATTTAGTGGTGAATTTGCAAGCATTTCAAGTTCAAATACCAACATCACAGATATTGCCATAACATCTAGCTCGTTTAGTATAACTGATGATGACATCTCAGAGAGTGACTTAATGTCATGGGGTGAATGGGATGTGGAGTTTACTTATACAGAATCAGGTGTAGCCTCTAGTGCCAAGTATCGGGGGTTGTGGGTTGGTGGAGAGAGTGTGACGCCTGAGAATATTATCCAAGGTTATAGCTCCTCAACGCCTATTGAATACAATGGTAAGTACAATGCTCTTTTGTTTTCAGATAGTGCTATAGCAACAAAAGATACAGGAGCCGCTACTTTAATGGTTGATTTTGGAAATGATAAGGCTACTTTAACACTTGGCGGAGGGGATTTAGCTCAATTTTCAGATATGCCTATATCTGGAAGTGGTTTTGCATCGCCTGCATCTCACTCAATGGCAAATGGTACTTTCTACGGTCCTGAGGGTAAAGAAGCAGCAGGAAGTTTTAGTATCATGACACCAGATTATAGTCCCGTAGCTGAGGGCGTGTACCAAGTCAGCACAACACAAACACCACAGTAA
- a CDS encoding malic enzyme-like NAD(P)-binding protein — MPKISAKDQEALDYHEFPKPGKLSVESTKSILNQKDLSLAYTPGVAIPCLEIEKNPQDAYRYTSKGNLVGVITNGTAVLGLGNIEALASKPVMEGKCVLFKSFSGLDCFDIEVDTQSVDRFCSVVMAISPTFGGINLEDIKAPECFEIERRLVEELDIPVMHDDQHGTAVISSAGIINACEVTRRKIEDLKIVVVGAGAAAISCARLYRLLGVREIYMLDSKGVIHNGRSDLNDYKREFCASGYMTHAEIFACADVVVGLSRPGTFSIEDVMSMAPEPIIFTLANPTPEIFPQEILEAREDAIVATGRSDFDNQVNNVLGFPFIFRGAMDVRAKKINNEMKLAAAHALAELARKKVPKEICELYGKDIKFGRDYIIPKPFDKRLIVEISSAVAQAAIDSGSSQIKNFDIEAYKKELSEILK, encoded by the coding sequence ATGCCTAAAATATCTGCTAAAGATCAAGAAGCGCTTGATTATCACGAGTTTCCAAAGCCTGGAAAGTTATCAGTTGAATCTACAAAATCTATCCTCAATCAAAAAGATCTCTCACTAGCATATACTCCGGGTGTGGCTATTCCTTGCCTTGAGATTGAGAAAAATCCACAAGATGCTTATAGATACACTTCAAAAGGAAATCTTGTTGGGGTTATCACAAATGGAACTGCTGTTTTAGGACTTGGAAATATCGAAGCTTTGGCATCTAAACCTGTTATGGAAGGTAAATGTGTTTTATTTAAGAGCTTTTCTGGACTTGATTGTTTTGATATAGAAGTAGATACCCAGAGTGTAGATAGATTTTGCTCAGTTGTGATGGCTATATCTCCTACTTTTGGCGGTATAAATTTAGAAGATATAAAGGCCCCAGAGTGTTTTGAGATAGAGAGACGCCTTGTGGAAGAGTTAGATATCCCCGTTATGCATGATGACCAACATGGAACTGCAGTTATCTCATCAGCTGGCATTATCAATGCCTGTGAAGTAACTCGTAGGAAGATAGAGGATTTAAAGATAGTTGTAGTTGGTGCAGGTGCAGCTGCCATCTCTTGTGCGAGACTATATAGACTCCTTGGCGTAAGAGAGATTTATATGCTTGACTCTAAGGGTGTCATTCACAACGGAAGAAGTGATTTAAATGACTACAAAAGAGAGTTTTGTGCAAGCGGGTATATGACTCATGCAGAGATTTTTGCTTGCGCTGATGTTGTAGTAGGACTCTCAAGACCTGGAACATTTAGCATAGAAGATGTTATGTCAATGGCTCCAGAGCCTATAATTTTTACACTTGCAAACCCTACGCCTGAAATCTTTCCACAAGAGATACTTGAAGCTAGAGAAGATGCAATAGTCGCAACTGGAAGAAGTGATTTTGATAACCAAGTGAACAATGTTTTAGGTTTTCCTTTTATCTTTAGAGGGGCTATGGATGTAAGAGCAAAAAAGATAAACAATGAGATGAAACTAGCAGCTGCACATGCACTAGCAGAGTTAGCACGCAAAAAAGTTCCAAAAGAGATTTGTGAACTTTATGGTAAAGATATAAAGTTTGGTAGAGACTATATCATCCCTAAACCATTTGACAAAAGACTTATAGTTGAAATATCTAGTGCTGTAGCACAGGCGGCAATAGATAGCGGTTCATCGCAGATAAAAAACTTTGATATAGAAGCTTACAAAAAAGAGTTATCTGAAATATTAAAATAA